One Sphingobacteruim zhuxiongii DNA window includes the following coding sequences:
- the kdpC gene encoding potassium-transporting ATPase subunit KdpC, whose product MKNSIWIAIRLTLVSLVLFGVLYPLAIWAIAQAAPSQGRGERIEADGRSYYYHIGQSFTDTKYFQSRPSAVNYNASGSGASNKGPSNEDYLKEVEQRIDRFMEQNPGIKRSQVPAELLTASGSGLDPHISVASANVQVARVARARGISEAAVVDLINQHIEKPLWNLFGPAKIHLLSLNIALDKISKQTGGNHAD is encoded by the coding sequence ATGAAAAACTCAATTTGGATAGCCATCCGACTTACGCTGGTCAGTTTAGTGTTATTTGGCGTTCTCTATCCTTTAGCGATTTGGGCCATTGCGCAAGCGGCGCCAAGCCAAGGTCGCGGAGAACGAATAGAAGCCGATGGCCGCAGTTACTATTATCATATCGGGCAGTCCTTTACCGATACCAAGTATTTCCAATCTCGACCTTCCGCGGTTAACTATAATGCTTCCGGTTCCGGTGCAAGTAATAAAGGGCCTTCTAATGAAGATTATTTGAAGGAAGTGGAACAACGAATAGACAGGTTTATGGAGCAAAATCCCGGTATAAAACGTAGTCAGGTTCCTGCAGAACTGTTGACAGCGAGTGGTAGTGGACTCGATCCACATATCAGCGTAGCATCAGCAAATGTACAAGTTGCACGAGTCGCAAGGGCGAGGGGCATATCGGAAGCTGCTGTCGTCGATTTAATCAATCAGCACATAGAGAAGCCGCTTTGGAACTTGTTTGGTCCAGCAAAAATTCACCTCTTGTCGCTAAATATTGCACTAGACAAGATCAGTAAACAGACAGGAGGTAATCATGCAGATTAA
- the kdpB gene encoding potassium-transporting ATPase subunit KdpB, protein MKAQNSFFDPRLIKESLGQAFVKLDPRIMVRNPVMFTVEIATLVMAVVCVGIILGNQEQGSFAYNFSVFLILLITLLFANFAESLAEARGKAQADSLRKTREETPAKLSNGKTINSSELQKGDTFICIAGDIIPTDGEIIKGLATIDESAITGESAPVIREAGGDRSSVTGGTKVLSDEIVVTVTAAAGESFLDKMIALVEGAKRQKTPNEIALTILLAGFTLVFILVVVTLSPFAQFANVGISIAAFISLFVCLVPTTIGGLLSAIGIAGMDRALRANVLTKSGKAVETAGDIDVLLLDKTGTITIGNRKATRFQEAPGIAKERLIKAAALSSKFDETPEGKSIVELSGLDLSSSSSQEELFIKFTAETRCSGLNIGSTRIRKGATDAIKKIVEDAGNHFPQETASAVQAISANGGTPLVVIENEQVLGVVELQDIIKPGIQERFARLRKMGIKTVMVTGDNPLTASFIAKTAGVDDFIAEAKPEDKMNYIRKEQQDGKLVAMMGDGTNDAPALAQADVGVAMNSGTQAAKEAGNMVDLDNDPTKLIEIVEIGKQLLMTRGTLTTFSIANDVAKYFAIIPALFVIAIPALAPLNIMQLKSPESAILSAIIFNAILIPLLIPLALKGVPYKPIGASALLRRNIVIYGFGGLIAPFIGIKLIDMLLSFIF, encoded by the coding sequence ATGAAAGCTCAAAATTCATTTTTTGATCCTCGATTAATAAAAGAATCTCTAGGTCAAGCATTTGTAAAACTTGATCCGCGAATAATGGTCCGTAACCCTGTTATGTTTACAGTAGAAATCGCAACCCTGGTGATGGCAGTCGTTTGCGTAGGGATTATTCTAGGGAACCAGGAGCAAGGAAGTTTCGCTTATAATTTCAGTGTATTCTTGATCCTTTTAATCACCCTTTTATTTGCAAACTTCGCTGAATCCCTTGCAGAAGCGAGGGGTAAGGCTCAAGCCGATAGCCTTCGGAAAACACGAGAAGAAACGCCCGCAAAACTGAGCAACGGAAAAACGATAAACTCGTCGGAACTCCAGAAAGGAGATACATTTATCTGCATAGCAGGCGATATTATTCCCACGGACGGAGAAATTATTAAAGGATTAGCGACTATCGATGAAAGTGCGATCACTGGGGAGTCAGCCCCTGTTATACGGGAGGCTGGCGGTGATCGTAGTTCGGTAACCGGCGGTACGAAAGTCCTATCGGATGAAATAGTCGTTACCGTGACAGCTGCTGCTGGAGAAAGCTTCTTAGATAAGATGATTGCGCTAGTGGAAGGAGCGAAGCGGCAAAAAACACCCAATGAAATAGCGCTCACCATTCTGTTAGCAGGCTTTACTCTAGTCTTTATCCTAGTAGTCGTCACGCTCAGCCCGTTTGCACAATTTGCCAATGTAGGAATCAGCATTGCTGCTTTTATTTCACTTTTTGTCTGCTTGGTTCCAACAACAATTGGGGGATTGCTTTCTGCAATTGGGATTGCCGGGATGGATCGCGCATTAAGAGCAAACGTATTAACGAAATCTGGAAAAGCCGTGGAGACTGCCGGTGATATTGATGTTCTTTTATTGGATAAGACCGGGACAATTACGATTGGTAATAGAAAAGCAACACGTTTTCAAGAAGCTCCTGGCATTGCTAAAGAACGCCTGATTAAGGCGGCTGCGTTGAGCTCTAAATTTGATGAAACCCCCGAGGGTAAATCCATTGTCGAACTGTCGGGATTAGATCTTTCAAGTTCATCATCGCAGGAAGAATTATTTATCAAATTCACGGCAGAAACGCGATGTTCAGGACTTAACATCGGTTCTACGCGAATTCGAAAAGGTGCAACGGATGCCATTAAGAAAATTGTGGAAGATGCAGGAAATCATTTTCCACAAGAGACAGCTTCGGCTGTTCAAGCGATATCGGCAAATGGAGGAACGCCATTGGTTGTTATAGAGAACGAGCAGGTACTGGGCGTTGTTGAATTGCAAGATATTATTAAACCAGGTATTCAAGAACGTTTTGCAAGACTCCGGAAGATGGGTATAAAAACAGTGATGGTTACCGGAGATAATCCCCTGACAGCATCTTTTATCGCCAAAACTGCGGGAGTAGACGATTTTATTGCGGAGGCAAAGCCCGAGGATAAGATGAATTATATCCGTAAGGAACAACAAGATGGGAAATTGGTGGCCATGATGGGTGATGGAACGAATGATGCGCCAGCGCTAGCCCAGGCAGATGTTGGCGTAGCGATGAATAGTGGAACGCAGGCCGCTAAGGAAGCTGGGAATATGGTTGACTTAGATAATGATCCGACAAAACTTATTGAGATTGTGGAGATTGGAAAGCAACTCTTAATGACTCGGGGAACTTTAACAACCTTCAGCATAGCGAATGATGTCGCCAAATATTTTGCAATTATCCCTGCACTCTTTGTGATCGCGATTCCTGCATTGGCTCCGTTAAATATTATGCAGTTAAAGAGCCCGGAATCAGCCATTCTTTCCGCTATCATATTCAATGCAATCTTGATCCCTTTGTTAATACCGTTGGCCCTAAAAGGTGTACCCTACAAGCCAATTGGAGCTTCCGCATTACTTCGAAGGAATATAGTCATCTATGGGTTCGGAGGACTTATAGCCCCATTTATCGGTATTAAATTAATTGATATGCTATTGTCCTTTATCTTTTAA